In Achromobacter pestifer, the DNA window ATGGCTGCAACCCTGCCCAATGCCGGCGCCCTCGCCGGCTGCAAAGTGATAGACCTGTCGCGCGTGCTGGGCGGCCCCTATTGCACGCAGATCCTGGCGGATCACGGCGCCGACGTGCTGAAGATCGAGCCGCCCGGCGGCGACGAAACGCGGGGCTGGGGGCCGCCTTTCCTGGGCGATACGGCGTCCTATTTCATCGGCGTCAACCGCAACAAGGACGGCATGACGCTGGACCTGTCACAGGCAGCGGGCCAGGAGCTGCTGCGCCATCTGCTCGCCGACGCCGACGTGCTGGTCGAGAACTTCAAGCCCGGTACGCTGGAAAAATGGGGCCTGGGGTACGACATGCTGAGCCGTGACTTCCCGGCACTGATCCATTGCCGGGTCAGCGGTTTCGGCGCGGACGGGCCGCTGGGCGGCCTGCCCGGCTACGACGCCTGCGCCCAGGCCATGTGCGGCCTGATGAGCGTGAACGGCGACGCGGACGGCGAAGCCACCCGCGTCGGCCTGCCGGTGGTGGACATGGTGACCGGCCTGAACGCGGCCGTGGCCATCCTGCTGGCGCTCAACGAGCGTACGCACAGCGGCCTGGGGCAATTCCTGGACATCACGCTGTACGACTGCGCTCTGTCGTTGCTGCACCCGCACGCGCCCAACTACTTCTACAGCGGCAAGGTGCCCGCGCGCAGCGGCAACGCGCATCCGAACATCGCGCCCTACGAAACGCTGCCCACGGCCAGCGGCCCGATCTTCCTGGCGGTCGGCAACAACCGCCAGTTCGCGCAGCTGGCGCAGACG includes these proteins:
- a CDS encoding CaiB/BaiF CoA transferase family protein produces the protein MAATLPNAGALAGCKVIDLSRVLGGPYCTQILADHGADVLKIEPPGGDETRGWGPPFLGDTASYFIGVNRNKDGMTLDLSQAAGQELLRHLLADADVLVENFKPGTLEKWGLGYDMLSRDFPALIHCRVSGFGADGPLGGLPGYDACAQAMCGLMSVNGDADGEATRVGLPVVDMVTGLNAAVAILLALNERTHSGLGQFLDITLYDCALSLLHPHAPNYFYSGKVPARSGNAHPNIAPYETLPTASGPIFLAVGNNRQFAQLAQTLDAPALAEDRRYATNADRLHNRQALRNDLTALLADHEAAALADRLLRCGVPAAAVQSVDQALAHPHTRHRGMVLEQGDYRGVGSPIKLSRTPATLRKLPPDLRSADTGE